Proteins from one Meriones unguiculatus strain TT.TT164.6M chromosome 10, Bangor_MerUng_6.1, whole genome shotgun sequence genomic window:
- the LOC110544885 gene encoding 3 beta-hydroxysteroid dehydrogenase/Delta 5-->4-isomerase type 6-like, whose amino-acid sequence MTPSGLEGLSLNSKDHIKVKGAVRWTSNLKAALCSTDLKTNTKVSVLEGDILDAQYLKRACQGISVVIHTAAVIDVSGVIPRQTMLDVNLKGTKNLLEACVQASVPVFIFTSSVEVAGPNSYKQIILDGHEEDNLESIWSDPYPYSKKMAEKAVLAANGCTLRNGGTLHTCALRPMYIYGEKSSFLYDTVICALKNKGVLDTTGKFSRANPVYVDNVAWAHILAARGLRDPKKSPSIKGQFYYISDDTPHQSYDDLNYAVSKEWGLCPDSSWSLSLPLLYWLAFLLETVSFLLRPVYNYRPPFNRRLVILLNSMFAFSYKKAQHDLGYELCVTWEEAKQKTSEWIRTLVEQHKETMNSKTR is encoded by the exons ATGACCCCCTCGGGCTTGGAGGGTCTTAGCCTTAACAGCAAGGATCATATCAAGGTGAAAGGTGCTGTCCGGTGGACATCCAACCTGAAAG CTGCCTTGTGTTCCACAGAcctcaagacaaacacaaaggtgTCAGTGCTGGAGGGAGACATTCTGGATGCCCAGTACCTGAAGAGAGCCTGCCAGGGCATCTCTGTGGTCATCCACACCGCTGCTGTCATTGATGTCTCAGGGGTCATTCCCAGACAGACCATGCTAGATGTCAATCTGAAAG GTACCAAGAACCTACTGGAAGCCTGTGTCCAAGCTAGTGTGCCAGTCTTCATCTTCACCAGCTCAGTTGAGGTGGCAGGGCCCAACTCCTACAAGCAGATCATCTTGGATGGCCATGAAGAAGACAATCTAGAAAGTATATGGTCTGATCCATACCCATACAGCAAAAAGATGGCTGAGAAGGCAGTGCTGGCAGCCAATGGGTGTACCCTGAGAAATGGTGGTACTTTACATACTTGTGCCTTAAGGCCCATGTACATTTATGGGGAAAAAAGCTCATTCCTTTATGACACAGTAATTTGTGCTCTGAAAAATAAGGGTGTTTTGGATACTACTGGCAAATTCTCTAGAGCCAACCCAGTGTATGTGGACAACGTTGCCTGGGCACACATTCTGGCTGCCAGGGGCCTACGAGACCCCAAGAAGTCCCCCAGCATCAAAGGACAGTTCTACTACATCTCAGATGACACCCCTCACCAAAGCTATGATGATTTAAATTATGCCGTGAGCAAGGAATGGGGCCTCTGCCCTGATTCCAGTTGGAGCCTATCTCTGCCCCTGCTCTACTGGCTTGCCTTCCTGCTGGAAACTGTGAGCTTCCTGCTGCGTCCAGTCTACAACTACCGGCCCCCCTTTAACCGCCGTTTGGTTATACTTTTAAACAGTATGTTCGCCTTCTCCTACAAGAAAGCCCAGCACGATCTCGGCTATGAGCTGTGTGTcacctgggaggaagccaaacaGAAAACCTCAGAGTGGATCAGGACACTAGTGGAACAGCACAAAGAGACAATGAACTCAAAGACTCGGTGA